The Salinicoccus sp. RF5 region GCCTGGATCAGATCCTCATGGTTGACCACCATGCCATCGAGGACGATGTTGTTGGAGACGCCTGTACGTTCACGAGGAACGGCGACGACGACTTTTCCCCTATGAAGATAGACATCGACACTGTATTCCTGTCCGTTGATGAGTTCCATCGCCAGCTTGCGTTCGGACGGGTCGATGATCCTACAGTAGTCTTCGAAGTCGATGGTATGCTTTTTGCCGTTCTTCAGGGCATCAAGATAATTCTCCTTGCTGGTCAGGATGGCGAAGCCCAATGAGGCATAGCTGTCGACCGTCTTGACTACGAAATGGGAGTCATCCGCAAATAGCGAGGAATTGATTTCCTTCAATTCTTCTTCCGTATTGAAACCCTGATACTTTGGTATGTATTTGCTGTGACCCATCGATTCGAGCTTCTGGTATACATGTTCCTTGTGCATCAGCACATCAAAGTCGCTGCTGGTCGGCAAAGCGATGAGCGGCTTGAGGGCATCGCGGTTTTCATGGAATATATTGACCTCTTCATGCAATGAAGGGAAGATGACATCGATTCCTTCTTTTTCAATGATTTCCTTCAGCCTTTCCAGGTAGGCTTCTACATTGGTATAGCGTGGAACCTGGTAGGTGCGGTCGCAGAACTGATGGCCGGCTGTAACCGTGCGGCGGTCGACACCGATCACCGTAACATCCTGCCTTTTCTTCAGACCCTGGATCAGACCCTGGGCTATAGGGCCGCCTATGCCGGTCACTAAAACATTTATTGTACTCATTTAAAATCTCCTTAAGTGCACGTTCGTATAATTTTTACATTTGATTATATTAACTTATCATATATTTTAACAGATATGCGTGTTCTTATGAATGGAAAAAAGGATTTGTAAGCTGTTTGATATGTAATGAAGAAAAGTAATATGATGGTAACAGTAGCGAATGATCGATTAAGAAAGGATTGAGCAATGATGAAAATTACTGCGGATGATGTCTATACATTGAAAAACGGTGTGGAGATGCCCATCATCGGCCTCGGTGTCTACAAGGCAGAAGACGGGGACCAGGTGAAGGATGCCATACTGGCTGCAATTGATGCAGGCTACCGTCATATCGACACGGCATCCTTCTATGGTAATGAAAAGGGTGTAGGCGAAGCGATCAAGGCTTCAGATGTGCCAAGGGAATCCCTGTTCATAACGACGAAGGTGTGGAATGACGATTTGGGCTATGAGGAGACATTGAAAGCCTTTGACGTCAGCATGGATAACCTTGGGCTGGATTACCTGGACCTCTACCTGATCCATTGGCCGATTGAAGGGAGATATACGGAAGCATGGAAGGCGATGGAA contains the following coding sequences:
- a CDS encoding ATP-grasp domain-containing protein, producing the protein MSTINVLVTGIGGPIAQGLIQGLKKRQDVTVIGVDRRTVTAGHQFCDRTYQVPRYTNVEAYLERLKEIIEKEGIDVIFPSLHEEVNIFHENRDALKPLIALPTSSDFDVLMHKEHVYQKLESMGHSKYIPKYQGFNTEEELKEINSSLFADDSHFVVKTVDSYASLGFAILTSKENYLDALKNGKKHTIDFEDYCRIIDPSERKLAMELINGQEYSVDVYLHRGKVVVAVPRERTGVSNNIVLDGMVVNHEDLIQASKDITESLVEDGFINIQFMESDTGYKLTDINPRFCGSQVMSLGANVNFPSLFIEYLHLGNEVPVEPVWNTRMLRFRDQIFVHED